In Hermetia illucens chromosome 5, iHerIll2.2.curated.20191125, whole genome shotgun sequence, a single window of DNA contains:
- the LOC119656944 gene encoding cell wall protein RBR3-like, with protein MEALKFLRRAAIILVLVWMRVNAERDIQCNGLSFECEGAYHYITCVNLPDGQRLYIPNRCKPGTICNDSNHPIEPCDSDTAPPTTLSTAPTSTADVPTTLGQATTSPYIRPTVEPSAVFSERIGELKVLNDTGYLSHSNPGYDDTSFVNVSFGVNITNNYNPPANASANVTASVNLESPSVIKTSSVITLSKPGSANSSNSSIIADKKSSVVETNTTIQKSPSSPQSSQFIINTLTQALFQFDHVRSQNVISFTSSQALNSNSSTISINVATGISDGGDGANDITLTTNTTVSFGQHDRQPTTYDRQSLLTQDDSTKSISNRNISNPVSTPKASDSTNFWRVNFTNPSGGGFSKNISQIFYSLNKTDFETLNVTTEKGDDIKNFTFTSEPPKDLITLDLLMEGSGSGQPDLPDTSFYNIASDSDLLAEESGSGEPDVFQVLPENLKNVNKEHTTPSIDGQFDEARRSADTCRCF; from the exons TGGACTTAGCTTCGAATGCGAAGGGGCCTATCATTACATTACTTGTGTTAACTTGCCTGATGGCCAAAGACTGTATATACCAAACCGGTGTAAACccggaactatttgtaatgaCAGCAATCATCCTATTGAACCATGCGATTCAGATACGGCCCCGCCCACTACACTGTCAACAGCACCAACATCAACGGCAGATGTACCGACCACGTTAGGTCAAGCAACGACTTCGCCTTATATAAGGCCAACTGTTGAACCAAGTGCCGTGTTCAGTGAGAGAATTGGTGAACTCAAAGTGCTTAATGATACAGGGTACCTTTCGCATAGTAATCCTGGATATGATGACACTAGTTTTGTTAACGTGAGTTTTGGTGTAAACATCACTAATAACTATAATCCACCTGCAAACGCCTCTGCCAATGTAACAGCATCGGTAAACCTAGAATCTCCGTCAGTAATCAAGACAAGTTCAGTGATAACTTTGAGCAAACCCGGCAGTGCGAATTCATCAAACAGTTCCATAATCGCAGATAAAAAATCTTCAGTCGTGGAAACTAACACGACAATTCAAAAATCGCCTAGTTCACCTCAGTCATCACAGTTCATCATAAATACGCTGACGCAAGCCTTGTTCCAGTTTGACCATGTTCGCTCACAAAATGTCATTAGTTTCACCAGTTCGCAGGCATTGAACTCAAATAGTTCAACAATTTCAATAAACGTGGCCACTGGAATTAGTGATGGTGGGGATGGTGCCAATGATATTACTCTCACAACAAATACGACAGTTTCATTCGGACAACACGATCGACAGCCAACGACCTATGACCGGCAAAGCTTGCTGACGCAGGATGACTCCACAAAAAGTATCAGCAATAGAAATATCTCAAATCCAGTTTCGACCCCAAAAGCAAGTGATAGTACCAATTTTTGGAGAGTTAATTTCACCAATCCTTCCGGAGGTGGGTTCTCCAAAAATATCAGCCAAATTTTTTACTCACTCAACAAGACTGATTTTGAAACGTTAAACGTCACAACGGAGAAAGGGGATGACATTAAAAATTTCACGTTCACCAGTGAACCTCCTAAAGATCTCATTACTCTTGATCTTTTAATGGAAGGCAGTGGTAGTGGACAACCAGATCTTCCTGATACTTCCTTTTATAATATAGCTTCTGACTCCGATCTTTTGGCAGAAGAGAGTGGAAGTGGAGAACCAGatgttttccaagttcttcctgAAAACTTGAAGAATGTGAACAAGGAACACACAACCCCTTCAATAGACGGACAGTTCGATGAAGCCA GAAGATCGGCTGATACCTGCCGTTGTTTCTGA